A single genomic interval of Oceanithermus profundus DSM 14977 harbors:
- a CDS encoding glutamate-5-semialdehyde dehydrogenase — MSDVRETVLELARAARAAARGMQAASGAAKERALLRLAELLDERRDEILEANAADLAAAREAGLTGPKLGRLGLDERTMADLKKGLAQVAAMPDPVGEIDEMHTLPNGLQVGRMRIPLGVIGFIYESRPGATVEAAGLSLKAGNAIVLRGGKEALRSNALLVRLFQEALRENGLPAEAVQLVPVTDRSAVLEMLQLDELIDLIIPRGGEGLIRLVAEHARMPVLYHAKGVNHLYVDEDADLEMALRIAHNGKVQRPGVCNALEAVLVHEAVAADFLPRLEEAMTAAGVELRAHENALPHLKGARPAAADDWGREFLDLILAVKVVAGLDEALEHIARYGSHHTEAIVTEHYARARRFLREVDASLVLVNASPRFNDGFQLGLGAEIGISTTKLHAYGPMGLRELTTTKFVAFGDGQVRG, encoded by the coding sequence ATGAGCGACGTACGCGAAACCGTGCTCGAGCTCGCCCGCGCAGCCCGCGCGGCCGCCCGCGGCATGCAGGCCGCCAGCGGCGCGGCCAAGGAGCGGGCGCTGTTGCGACTGGCCGAGCTTTTGGACGAACGGCGGGACGAGATCCTGGAGGCCAACGCCGCCGACCTCGCCGCGGCCAGGGAGGCGGGCCTCACCGGCCCCAAGCTGGGGCGGCTGGGCCTCGACGAGCGCACCATGGCCGACCTCAAGAAGGGCCTGGCCCAGGTGGCCGCGATGCCCGACCCCGTCGGTGAGATCGACGAGATGCACACGCTGCCCAACGGCCTGCAGGTGGGCCGGATGCGCATCCCGCTGGGGGTCATCGGCTTCATCTACGAATCGCGCCCCGGGGCCACCGTGGAGGCGGCCGGGCTCAGCCTCAAGGCCGGGAACGCCATCGTCCTGCGGGGCGGCAAGGAGGCCCTGCGCTCCAACGCCCTGCTCGTGCGCCTCTTCCAGGAAGCGCTGCGGGAGAACGGGCTGCCGGCCGAGGCCGTGCAGCTCGTTCCGGTTACGGACCGCTCGGCGGTGCTGGAAATGCTGCAGCTCGACGAGCTCATCGACCTGATCATCCCCCGGGGCGGCGAAGGCCTGATCCGGCTGGTCGCGGAGCACGCGCGCATGCCCGTGCTCTACCACGCCAAGGGCGTGAACCATCTCTACGTGGACGAGGACGCCGACCTGGAGATGGCCCTGCGCATCGCCCACAACGGCAAGGTGCAGCGGCCGGGGGTGTGCAACGCCCTCGAGGCCGTTCTCGTCCACGAAGCCGTGGCCGCCGACTTCCTGCCGCGGCTGGAGGAGGCGATGACCGCGGCCGGGGTCGAGCTGCGCGCCCACGAGAACGCCCTTCCTCACCTGAAGGGGGCCCGGCCCGCGGCTGCGGACGACTGGGGGCGCGAGTTCCTGGACCTGATCCTCGCGGTCAAGGTGGTGGCGGGGCTGGACGAGGCACTCGAGCACATCGCCCGCTACGGATCCCACCACACCGAGGCGATCGTCACCGAGCACTACGCCCGCGCCCGCCGCTTCCTGCGCGAGGTCGACGCCAGCCTGGTGCTCGTCAACGCCAGCCCCCGCTTCAACGACGGCTTCCAGCTGGGCCTGGGGGCGGAGATCGGCATCTCGACCACCAAGCTGCACGCCTACGGACCGATGGGGCTGCGCGAACTGACCACGACCAAGTTCGTGGCGTTCGGCGACGGGCAGGTGCGCGGCTAA
- a CDS encoding YihY/virulence factor BrkB family protein, protein MRTAGLRRFLARLVRVYGQAHVPFFAASLAYYALFSLLPLLLLIVGVFGLMLESRPDLEQAFMLQIEHLAQNLFPTSASVGETVTQALRKGAASATLTSVLVLGWTASNFFAALSYALSLIFGGRGPGWRGRLLGLVAPLLLGLALLLFSLASLAVTMVLPYLPDGPWRGFVMGSLPWLATLLAFFVIYRFLPYPPPGSLHALGAAFLASSVWTGLSRLLPGLISRTRYESIYGPLAGFLLALFGFYLAMWILLGGAAVLRAFFPDDSETL, encoded by the coding sequence GTGCGAACCGCAGGGCTGCGCCGTTTCCTGGCGCGCCTGGTGCGCGTCTACGGGCAGGCGCACGTCCCCTTCTTCGCGGCCTCGCTGGCCTACTACGCCCTCTTCAGCCTGCTGCCGCTCTTGCTGCTCATCGTCGGCGTCTTCGGCCTGATGCTCGAGAGCCGGCCGGACCTGGAACAGGCCTTCATGCTGCAGATCGAGCACCTGGCCCAGAACCTCTTCCCCACCTCCGCCTCGGTCGGCGAGACCGTCACCCAGGCCCTGCGCAAGGGCGCGGCCAGCGCCACCCTGACCTCGGTGCTCGTCCTCGGCTGGACCGCGAGCAACTTCTTCGCCGCCCTTTCCTACGCGCTCTCGCTGATCTTCGGCGGACGCGGCCCCGGCTGGCGCGGACGCCTGCTGGGGCTGGTGGCGCCGCTCCTGCTGGGGCTCGCGCTGCTGCTCTTCAGCCTCGCGAGCCTGGCGGTCACGATGGTGCTCCCCTACCTCCCCGACGGACCCTGGCGCGGCTTCGTCATGGGTTCGCTGCCGTGGCTGGCCACGCTGCTGGCCTTCTTCGTGATCTACCGCTTCCTTCCCTACCCGCCGCCGGGCTCGCTGCACGCCCTGGGCGCGGCCTTCCTGGCCTCGAGCGTTTGGACCGGACTTTCGCGGCTGCTGCCGGGCCTGATCTCCCGCACCCGCTACGAGTCGATCTACGGCCCGCTGGCCGGCTTCCTCCTCGCCCTCTTCGGCTTCTACCTGGCGATGTGGATCCTGCTGGGCGGCGCCGCGGTGCTACGCGCGTTTTTCCCAGATGATTCGGAGACCCTTTAG
- a CDS encoding type III pantothenate kinase produces MLLAIDVGNTATILGLWDEDRLLERWRIATDPLRMESEYAVLFRELFDQAGLGAPDAAIVSSVVPPVEYEIELALDRLFGVRPLLVDARSAGLDVDLENPAEVGADRLVNAVAALAYGDPRGRYVVVDFGTATTFDLVEAPNVYRGGAIAPGPRTAAEALSLRTAKLPRVDLARPPARAVGRSTADALRSGLILGYASLVDGMVRRFLDEAGAARVIATGGFARTVERVCETLDVVDDDLTLKGLRIIWEKRA; encoded by the coding sequence ATGCTCCTGGCCATCGACGTGGGCAACACCGCCACCATCCTCGGTTTGTGGGACGAAGACCGGCTGCTCGAGCGCTGGCGCATCGCCACCGACCCGCTGCGCATGGAGAGCGAGTACGCGGTGCTGTTCAGGGAACTCTTCGATCAGGCCGGGCTTGGCGCTCCCGACGCCGCCATCGTCTCCAGCGTCGTGCCCCCGGTCGAGTACGAGATCGAACTGGCGCTGGACCGGCTCTTCGGCGTGCGCCCCCTGCTCGTCGATGCGCGCAGCGCCGGCCTCGACGTCGACCTGGAAAACCCGGCCGAGGTGGGCGCCGATCGCCTGGTCAACGCCGTGGCCGCGCTCGCCTACGGCGACCCCCGGGGCCGGTACGTCGTCGTCGATTTCGGGACGGCGACCACCTTCGACCTCGTCGAGGCGCCGAACGTTTACCGCGGCGGGGCCATCGCCCCCGGACCCCGAACCGCCGCCGAGGCGCTTTCGCTGCGCACCGCCAAGCTGCCCCGGGTCGACCTTGCGCGTCCGCCCGCGCGGGCCGTGGGGCGCTCGACCGCCGACGCCCTCAGGTCGGGGTTGATCCTCGGCTACGCCTCCCTCGTCGACGGCATGGTCCGGCGTTTCCTCGACGAGGCGGGGGCGGCCCGGGTGATCGCCACCGGCGGTTTCGCCCGCACCGTTGAGCGCGTCTGCGAGACGCTCGACGTGGTGGACGACGACCTGACCCTAAAGGGTCTCCGAATCATCTGGGAAAAACGCGCGTAG
- the uvrA gene encoding excinuclease ABC subunit UvrA, with translation MDRIVIKGAREHNLKNISLELPRGKFIVITGVSGSGKSTLAFDTIYAEGQRRYVESLSSYARQFLGVMDKPDVEHIEGLSPAISIDQKTTSHNPRSTVGTVTEIHDYLRLLFARAGEAHCPVCGRKIERSSASEITDRLLEEPEGTKAILMAPLVRGRKGEYKKLFQQLLKEGYARVRLDGEIVRLEEAQARDLNRYETHDIDLVVDRVTLTEEERGRIAESVELALLRGDGLLRVVFLRENGEEEQLFSEKFACPEHGAVLEELEPRIFSFNSPYGACEVCSGLGYSLEFDPELVVNPALSLAEGAIQPWAKGRGSQVSHMWDRARALAEHLGFDMKTPFGDLDPEHQQAVLYGLDEPFEVVFRRGGRETMRLEVTYEGVIPWLKRRYKEVESEGMRDWLEGYMSLNACAACSGTRYKPEVLAVKVAGLSIAEVSAMAVRDALAFFRELPEKLSEYQLQIARPILREVSARLGFLADVGLEYLSLDRAANTLSGGEAQRIRLATQVGSGLTGVLYVLDEPSIGLHPRDNQRLIGTLKKLRDLGNTLIVVEHDEETMHAADWMVDMGPGAGIHGGEVVAEGTPEQIAAHPESLTGAYLRGEKFIPVPSERRKGAGKALIVRGAREHNLKNLDVEIPLGRFVVIAGPSGSGKSTLMHDILYAALSRQIMRSKAIPGRHDRIEGVEHLDKVIEIDQSPIGRTPRSNPATYTGVFDEIREMFAKSPEARKRGYAPGRFSFNVKGGRCEACRGDGTVKIEMLFLPDIYVPCEVCKGKRYNKETLEVKLRGKTIADVLDMTVEEALEFFQHHPGIKRKLQLMMDVGLGYMKLGQPSPTLSGGEAQRIKLATELGRKATGKTLYILDEPTTGLHFDDVKKLLEVLHRLVDKGNSVLVIEHNLDVIKTADWILDLGPEGGQRGGYLVAAGTPEEVARHPDSPTGAFLRRIPEIAERIGVAAD, from the coding sequence ATGGACCGAATCGTCATCAAGGGTGCGCGCGAGCACAACCTGAAAAACATTTCCCTGGAGCTGCCCCGCGGAAAATTCATCGTCATCACCGGCGTTTCGGGTTCCGGAAAGAGCACGCTGGCCTTCGACACCATCTACGCCGAAGGGCAGCGTCGCTACGTCGAAAGCCTCTCGTCCTACGCCCGTCAGTTCCTGGGCGTGATGGACAAGCCCGACGTGGAGCACATCGAGGGCCTCAGCCCGGCGATCTCCATCGACCAGAAGACGACCTCGCACAACCCGCGCTCCACCGTGGGCACGGTGACCGAGATCCACGACTACCTGCGCCTCCTCTTCGCCCGCGCCGGCGAGGCCCACTGCCCGGTCTGCGGCCGCAAGATCGAACGCAGCTCGGCGAGCGAGATCACCGACCGTCTGCTCGAAGAACCCGAGGGCACCAAGGCCATATTGATGGCGCCGCTGGTGCGGGGGCGCAAGGGCGAGTACAAGAAGCTCTTCCAGCAGCTGCTCAAGGAGGGCTACGCCCGTGTCCGCCTCGACGGCGAGATCGTGCGGCTGGAAGAGGCGCAGGCGCGCGACCTGAACCGCTACGAAACCCACGACATCGACCTGGTGGTCGACCGGGTCACGCTCACCGAAGAAGAGCGCGGCCGCATCGCCGAGTCGGTGGAGCTGGCGCTCTTGCGCGGCGACGGCCTGCTGCGCGTCGTCTTCCTGCGCGAGAACGGAGAGGAGGAGCAGCTCTTCTCCGAGAAGTTCGCCTGCCCCGAGCACGGCGCGGTGCTCGAGGAGCTGGAGCCGCGCATCTTCTCGTTCAACTCGCCCTACGGCGCCTGCGAGGTCTGCAGCGGCCTCGGCTACAGCCTCGAGTTCGACCCCGAGCTGGTCGTCAACCCGGCGCTCTCGCTGGCCGAAGGGGCGATTCAGCCCTGGGCCAAGGGCCGCGGCAGCCAGGTCAGCCACATGTGGGACCGGGCGCGGGCGCTGGCCGAACACCTGGGCTTCGACATGAAGACGCCCTTCGGGGACCTGGACCCCGAGCACCAGCAGGCCGTCCTCTACGGCCTCGACGAACCCTTCGAGGTGGTCTTCCGCCGCGGCGGGCGCGAGACGATGCGGCTCGAGGTGACCTACGAGGGCGTGATCCCCTGGCTCAAGCGCCGCTACAAGGAGGTGGAGTCGGAGGGGATGCGCGACTGGCTCGAGGGCTACATGAGCCTGAACGCCTGCGCCGCCTGCAGCGGCACCCGCTACAAGCCCGAGGTGCTGGCGGTGAAGGTGGCGGGGCTTTCGATCGCCGAGGTCTCGGCCATGGCGGTGCGCGACGCTCTCGCCTTCTTCCGCGAGCTTCCGGAGAAGCTGAGCGAGTACCAGCTGCAGATCGCCCGCCCCATCCTGCGCGAGGTTTCCGCGCGGCTCGGCTTTCTGGCCGACGTGGGGCTCGAGTACCTCTCCCTCGACCGCGCGGCCAACACCCTCTCGGGCGGCGAGGCCCAGCGCATCCGCCTGGCCACCCAGGTGGGCAGCGGCCTCACCGGCGTGCTCTACGTCCTCGACGAACCCTCGATCGGGCTGCACCCGCGCGACAACCAGCGCCTCATCGGCACCCTCAAGAAGCTGCGCGACCTGGGCAACACCCTGATCGTGGTGGAGCACGACGAGGAGACGATGCACGCCGCCGACTGGATGGTGGACATGGGCCCGGGCGCGGGCATCCACGGAGGCGAGGTCGTGGCCGAGGGCACGCCCGAGCAGATCGCGGCCCATCCCGAGAGCCTCACCGGCGCCTACCTGCGGGGCGAAAAGTTCATCCCCGTGCCCAGCGAGCGCCGCAAGGGCGCCGGCAAGGCGCTGATCGTTCGCGGCGCCCGCGAGCACAACCTCAAGAACCTGGACGTGGAGATCCCCCTCGGGCGTTTCGTGGTCATCGCCGGCCCCTCGGGCTCGGGCAAGAGCACCCTGATGCACGACATCCTCTACGCCGCGCTGTCGCGCCAGATCATGCGCTCCAAGGCGATCCCCGGCCGCCACGACCGCATCGAGGGCGTCGAGCACCTGGACAAGGTGATCGAGATCGACCAGAGCCCCATCGGCCGCACCCCGCGCTCCAACCCCGCGACCTACACCGGCGTCTTCGACGAGATCCGCGAGATGTTCGCCAAGAGCCCCGAGGCGCGCAAGCGCGGCTACGCGCCCGGCCGCTTCAGCTTCAACGTCAAGGGCGGCCGCTGCGAGGCCTGCCGCGGCGACGGCACGGTGAAGATCGAAATGCTCTTCCTGCCCGACATCTACGTGCCCTGCGAGGTCTGCAAGGGCAAGCGCTACAACAAGGAGACGCTCGAGGTGAAGCTGCGCGGCAAGACGATCGCCGACGTGCTCGACATGACCGTGGAGGAGGCGCTCGAGTTCTTCCAGCACCACCCGGGCATCAAGCGCAAGCTGCAGCTGATGATGGACGTGGGCCTCGGCTACATGAAGCTGGGCCAGCCCTCCCCCACCCTCTCGGGCGGCGAGGCCCAGCGCATCAAGCTGGCCACCGAGCTGGGGCGCAAGGCCACCGGCAAGACGCTCTACATCCTCGACGAGCCCACCACCGGCCTCCACTTCGACGACGTCAAGAAGCTGCTCGAGGTGCTGCACCGGCTGGTGGACAAGGGCAACAGCGTCCTGGTGATCGAGCACAACCTCGACGTGATCAAGACGGCCGACTGGATCTTGGACCTCGGCCCCGAGGGCGGGCAGCGCGGCGGCTATCTGGTGGCCGCGGGCACCCCCGAAGAGGTGGCCCGCCACCCCGACAGCCCCACCGGGGCCTTCCTGCGCCGCATCCCCGAGATCGCCGAGAGGATCGGGGTCGCGGCGGACTGA
- the proB gene encoding glutamate 5-kinase, giving the protein MRRAELLARARRIVVKVGSAVIAGRQGLDPDRLADLGRGLATLARGRGVLLVSSGAIAAAAPRLAQKPQTLAELQAAAAVGQPELMRAWQEALAAHGLGTAQVLLTAEDLTDRRRYLNARATLERLLGWGVVPVINENDTVMTEEIQFGDNDQLAARVAGLLGADALLVLSEAEALFERDPRLDPDARPVRELDAVTPEVLAMASDRPGSAGRGGMKSKLLAAKMALDAGVPLWLLPGRRRGVLEEALAGAEIGTLFRARERRYGGERLWLAQLSRHEGTLVVDAGAAEALRKRGRSLLTVGVREVHGSFAAGSPVRVLDPEGRLVGVGLCNFDHQDLRLAAGRPSRELAALLGREAPEEAIHRDHFVLLEDR; this is encoded by the coding sequence GTGAGACGCGCCGAGTTGCTCGCCCGCGCCCGCCGCATCGTGGTCAAGGTGGGCAGCGCCGTCATCGCCGGCCGGCAGGGCCTCGACCCCGACCGCCTCGCCGACCTGGGGCGCGGGCTGGCGACGCTCGCCCGCGGTCGCGGGGTGTTGCTGGTCTCGAGCGGCGCCATCGCCGCGGCCGCCCCCCGCCTGGCGCAGAAACCGCAGACGCTGGCGGAGCTGCAGGCGGCGGCGGCGGTGGGCCAGCCCGAGCTGATGCGGGCCTGGCAGGAAGCCCTGGCCGCCCACGGCCTCGGCACCGCCCAGGTGCTGTTGACCGCGGAGGACCTGACCGACCGCCGGCGGTACCTCAACGCGCGCGCCACCCTGGAGCGGCTCCTCGGCTGGGGCGTGGTGCCGGTGATCAACGAGAACGACACCGTGATGACCGAGGAGATCCAGTTCGGCGACAACGACCAGCTGGCGGCGCGCGTCGCCGGCCTTCTGGGCGCGGACGCTTTGCTGGTGCTCTCGGAGGCCGAGGCGCTGTTCGAGCGCGACCCGCGCCTCGACCCCGACGCCCGGCCGGTGCGCGAGCTCGACGCCGTCACCCCCGAGGTGCTGGCCATGGCCTCGGACCGCCCGGGCAGCGCCGGGCGCGGAGGCATGAAGAGCAAACTGCTGGCGGCGAAGATGGCGCTCGACGCCGGCGTGCCCTTGTGGTTGTTGCCGGGCCGCCGCCGCGGCGTGCTGGAAGAGGCGCTGGCGGGGGCGGAGATCGGCACGCTGTTCCGCGCCCGTGAGCGGCGGTACGGCGGCGAGCGCCTCTGGCTGGCGCAGCTCTCGCGCCACGAGGGCACCCTGGTCGTCGATGCAGGGGCGGCGGAGGCGCTGCGCAAGCGGGGGCGTTCGCTCCTGACCGTCGGCGTGCGCGAGGTGCACGGCAGCTTCGCCGCGGGAAGCCCGGTGCGGGTCCTCGACCCCGAGGGGCGGTTGGTGGGCGTGGGCCTGTGCAACTTCGACCATCAGGACCTGCGGCTTGCCGCCGGCAGGCCTTCGCGGGAGCTGGCCGCGCTGCTGGGCCGCGAAGCCCCCGAGGAAGCGATCCACCGCGACCACTTCGTGCTCCTGGAAGACCGCTGA